From Primulina huaijiensis isolate GDHJ02 chromosome 15, ASM1229523v2, whole genome shotgun sequence, one genomic window encodes:
- the LOC140958514 gene encoding uncharacterized protein: MAPLAPKSGDAIFASVERVNAELFTLTYGAMVRQLITDLEEVEEVNKQLDQMGYNIGIRLVDEFLAKSNVSRCVDFKETAEVIAKVGFKMFLGVTASVTNWDVEGTTCSIILEDNPLVDFVELPDTCQGLYYCNILSGVIRGALEMVSMKTEVTWLRDMLRGDDVFELQVKLLKQIPEEYPYKDDE, translated from the exons ATGGCTCCCTTGGCTCCTAAATCTGGCGACGCCATTTTCGCTAGCGTTGAACGCGTG AATGCGGAGCTTTTCACTCTGACATACGGTGCTATGGTGCGCCAACTGATCACCGATCTGGAAGAGGTTGAGGAGGTTAACAAGCAGCTCGATCAAAT GGGCTATAATATTGGAATCCGTCTCGTTGATGAATTTCTTGCGAAATCAAATGTTTCTAGATGTGTGGATTTTAAGGAAACTGCGGAAGTCATTGCAAAG GTTGGATTCAAAATGTTCCTGGGTGTCACTGCATCTGTGACGAACTGGGATGTTGAGGGAACAACCTGCAGTATAATTTTGGAGGATAACCCACTTGTAGATTTCGTCGAGCTTCCTGATACCTGTCAAGGTCTTTACTATTGCAATATTCTAAGTGGAGTGATCAGAGGAGCTCTTGAGATG GTGTCTATGAAAACTGAGGTCACATGGCTACGTGACATGCTTAGAGGGGATGATGTGTTTGAGTTGCAAGTCAAACTTCTGAAGCAAATTCCCGAGGAATACCCATATAAAGACGACGAGTAA